The genomic DNA TGAGAGGTCGAACGCGCCCTCGCGCGCCAGTCGCGCCCACAGGTCGCTCACCACGGCCCCATCACGTCCGGTGAAATCGAAGACGAAGCGCTCGAAGTTCGACGCCTTCGAGATGTCCATCGACGGGCTGCTGGTGGCGCGCACCTCGTCGCCCACCCGAGGTCGGTACAGGCCCGTGCGAAAGAACTCGTCAAGAACGTCGTTCTCGTTGGTGGCCACGACCAGATGGCGTATGGGAACCCCCATGCAGCGTGCCACCCAGCCGGCATACACGTTCCCGAAGTTGCCCGACGGCACCGCGAACGACACCTCGCCGCCGTCCGGCGCGGCGGCGCGCCACCCGCTCACGTAATACACCACCTGGGCCGCAACGCGCGCCCAGTTGATGGAGTTCACCGTGCCGATGGCGTAGCGCGCCTTGAACGCAGCGTCGGCCGAGACCCCCTTCACCATGTCCTGGCAGTCGTCAAAGACGCCATCGACCGCGAGATTGAAGATGTTCGGATCGAGCAGGCTGAACATCTGGGCGGTCTGGAACGGCGTCATGCGCCCCTCGGGAGACAGCATGAACACACGGATGCCGTTGCGCCCGCGCATGGCATGCTCGGCCGACGAGCCCGTATCGCCGGAGGTGGCGCCGAGGATGTTGAGGTGCAGGCCCCGTTGCGCGAGCACGTGCTCGAAGAGCGCGCCCAGCAGCTGCATGGCCATGTCCTTGAAGGCCAGGGTGGGACCGTTGGAGATGTGCAGAAGGTGCAGGTTGGGGGCCAGGCCGCTCAGGGTGGAGAGCGGGGTGATGGCGGGGTCGCGAAAGATCTCAGCCGTGTACGTGCGGTGGGTGAGGGTGCGCAGCGCCTCGGTGGGGATCTCGGGCGCGAACTGCGTCAGCACGGCGTGGGCGAGGTCAGCGTATGACGCATCGCGCAGCCCCGCCAGGGCCTCGGCATCAAGCCTGGGAACCTCGGCCGGAACGTAGAGACCGCCGTCTGAGGCCAGTCCCTCGAGAAGGATGTCGGTGAACGAG from Pseudomonadota bacterium includes the following:
- a CDS encoding threonine synthase, giving the protein MCVPLPTGHRATRSATRSPRRADSRRVRRAPPPDSAENHGARRRLREGVPEGAAPALGERGGVHYVSTRGESSCLSFTDILLEGLASDGGLYVPAEVPRLDAEALAGLRDASYADLAHAVLTQFAPEIPTEALRTLTHRTYTAEIFRDPAITPLSTLSGLAPNLHLLHISNGPTLAFKDMAMQLLGALFEHVLAQRGLHLNILGATSGDTGSSAEHAMRGRNGIRVFMLSPEGRMTPFQTAQMFSLLDPNIFNLAVDGVFDDCQDMVKGVSADAAFKARYAIGTVNSINWARVAAQVVYYVSGWRAAAPDGGEVSFAVPSGNFGNVYAGWVARCMGVPIRHLVVATNENDVLDEFFRTGLYRPRVGDEVRATSSPSMDISKASNFERFVFDFTGRDGAVVSDLWARLAREGAFDLSGEGFASRMAATGFLSGRSTHADRLATIRHVHEACGVLVDPHTADGVKVALAHLSPDVPMICLETALPAKFSATLREALGSDPPRPPGTDDLEQRPQRFERMAVDVAVLKRYIAAHVE